A stretch of Gossypium hirsutum isolate 1008001.06 chromosome A06, Gossypium_hirsutum_v2.1, whole genome shotgun sequence DNA encodes these proteins:
- the LOC107945928 gene encoding external alternative NAD(P)H-ubiquinone oxidoreductase B2, mitochondrial: MRNFNFFGRLSRAFNDYPSLSKVIVVSTISGGSLIAYAEANAFNGSKGHIAHADAVASNDDRRIASSEQVPKKKKVVLLGTGWGGMSFLKSLNNTNFEVQVVSPRNFFVFTPLLPSVTCGKVEARSIVEPIRNIIRKKNVNISYSEAECVKIDPNNKKIYCRATIDSHSKGEEVFAVDYDYLIIAVGAQVNTFNTPGVMENCHFLKEIDDAQKIRKNVIDSFEKASLPNLSDEERKKILHFVVVGGGPTGVEFAAELHDFVNEDVVKLYPNVQDLVKITLLEATDHILNMFDKRITNFAEQKFGRDGIDVKLGSMVTGINENEISTKVRGNGEKTSTPYGMALWSTGIGPRPLIKEFMKQIGQGNRRALATDEWLRVEGFGNIYALGDCATVNQRKVMEDISEIFRKADKDNSGTLTVKEFQEIIDDICERYPQVELYLKNKQVRNMVDLLKEAKGDAAKESMELNIEEFKSALSEVDSQMKNLPATAQVANQQGAYLAKCFNRMEECEKNPEGPPRFRGTGRHRFHPFRYRHLGQFAPLGGEQTAAQLPGDWVSIGHSEQWLWYSVYASKQVSWRTRALVVSDWIRRFIFGRDTSGI; the protein is encoded by the exons ATGAGGAACTTCAACTTCTTCGGGAGACTATCCAGGGCTTTTAATGATTATCCTTCTCTTTCTAAGGTCATCGTCGTCTCTACTATCAG TGGTGGGAGCCTTATAGCTTATGCTGAAGCAAACGCATTCAATGGCAGTAAGGGCCATATTGCTCATGCTGATGCGGTGGCATCTAATGATGACCGTCGAATTGCTTCATCTGAACAAGTTCCCAAGAAAAAGAAGGTGGTGCTGCTTGGAACTGGTTGGGGAGGAATGAGTTTCCTGAAGAGCCTGAATAACACTAATTTTGAGGTGCAGGTTGTTTCTCCTCGTAATTTCTTTGTGTTCACCCCATTGCTACCAAGTGTTACATGTGGCAAAGTAGAAGCCCGCAGCATTGTTGAGCCAATTCGCAACATCATCAGAAAG AAAAATGTGAACATCAGTTACTCTGAAGCTGAATGCGTAAAAATAGATCCCAATAATAAGAAAATTTACTGTCGCGCTACTATAGACAGCCATTCAAAGGGGGAAGAAGTGTTTGCGGTAGACTATGACTACCTTATTATAGCTGTGGGAGCTCAGGTTAACACCTTTAATACCCCTGGTGTCATGGAAAATTGCCATTTCCTAAAG GAAATTGATGATGCTCAGAAGATTCGTAAGAATGTTATTGATTCCTTTGAGAAGGCAAGCTTACCAAATTTAAGTGATGAGGAGAGAAAAAAAATCCTTCACTTTGTTGTTGTTGGCGGTGGCCCAACTGGTGTGGAATTTGCAGCAGAACTTCATGACTTTGTCAATGAGGATGTGGTCAAGCTATATCCAAATGTCCAAGACTTGGTGAAAATAACACTTCTTGAGGCTACAGATCATATTTTGAACAT GTTTGACAAAAGAATCACAAATTTCGCGGAACAGAAATTTGGAAGAGATGGCATTGATGTGAAATTGGGGTCAATGGTCACCGgcataaatgaaaatgaaatatctACAAAAGTTAGAGGTAATGGCGAAAAAACTTCAACGCCATATGGAATGGCTCTCTGGTCAACTGGCATTGGACCTCGTCCTCTCATAAAGGAGTTCATGAAGCAAATTGGTCAG GGTAATAGGCGTGCTTTAGCAACGGATGAATGGCTGCGAGTTGAGGGATTTGGTAACATTTATGCACTTGGCGACTGTGCTACTGTTAACCAGCGGAAAGTCATG GAAGatatatcagaaatatttagaaagGCAGACAAGGACAACTCGGGAACACTTACAGTGAAAGAATTTCAAGAGATCATTGATGATATCTGTGAAAGATACCCTCAAGTGGAGCTTTATCTGAAGAACAAGCAGGTGCGTAACATGGTTGATCTTTTGAAGGAAGCCAAAGGGGACGCTGCAAAGGAATCCATGGAGCTGAATATTGAAGAATTTAAATCAGCTCTTTCTGAGGTCGATTCTCAGATGAAGAATCTTCCAGCAACAGCACAG GTTGCAAATCAGCAAGGCGCCTATCTTGCGAAGTGCTTCAACCGTATGGAGGAGTGTGAAAAGAACCCTGAAGGTCCCCCTAGGTTCAGGGGAACAGGTCGTCATCGATTCCATCCCTTCAG GTACAGACACTTGGGACAATTTGCTCCTTTGGGAGGGGAACAAACAGCTGCACAACTTCCAGGTGATTGGGTGTCTATAGGACACAGTGAGCAATGGCTTTGGTATTCTGTCTACGCAAG CAAGCAAGTCAGTTGGCGCACAAGGGCATTGGTGGTCTCAGACTGGATAAGGCGTTTTATTTTCGGGAGGGATACCAGTGGCATTTAA